In Equus przewalskii isolate Varuska chromosome 6, EquPr2, whole genome shotgun sequence, one DNA window encodes the following:
- the LOC103553419 gene encoding olfactory receptor 51I2-like has translation MGLFNVTHPASFLLTGIPGLESSHSWLAGPLCLMYAVALGGNTVILQAVRVEPSLHEPMYYFLSMLSFSDVAMSMATLPTVLRTFCLNARNIAFDACLIQMFLIHSFSMMESGILLAMSFDHYVAICDPLHYATVLTNQVIAGMGLAVTVRSFIILFPLPFLIKRLPICRSNVLSHSYCLHPDMMKLACADITINSIYGLFVLVSTFVMDLLFIFLSYVVILHSVLAITSREECLKALNTCVSHILAVLAFYVPMIGVSTVHRFQKHVPRYIHVLMSNIYLFVPPVLNPLMYSAKTKEIRRAIVRMFHRIKM, from the coding sequence ATGGGATTGTTCAATGTCACtcaccctgcttccttcctcctgacTGGTATCCCTGGTTTGGAGAGCTCTCACTCCTGGCTAGCAGGGCCCCTCTGTCTGATGTATGCCGTGGCCCTGGGGGGCAACACAGTGATCCTGCAGGCTGTGCGAGTGGAGCCTAGCCTCCATGAGCCCATGTACTACTTCCTGTCCATGCTGTCCTTCAGTGATGTGGCCATGTCCATGGCCACACTGCCCACTGTGCTCAGAACATTCTGCCTTAATGCTCGAAACATTGCTTTTGATGCCTGCCTAATCCAGAtgtttctcattcattccttctccaTGATGGAGTCGGGTATTCTGCTGGCCATGAGCTTTGACCACTATGTGGCCATTTGTGATCCCTTGCACTATGCCACAGTGCTCACCAATCAAGTCATTGCTGGAATGGGTTTAGCTGTGACTGTTCGGAGCTtcatcattctttttcctcttcccttcctgatCAAGAGGCTGCCTATCTGCAGGTCCAATGTTCTTTCCCACTCCTACTGCCTTCACCCAGACATGATGAAGCTGGCCTGTGCTGATATCACTATCAACAGCATCTACGGACTCTTTGTTCTTGTATCCACCTTCGTCATGGACCTgctttttatcttcctttcctaTGTGGTCATTCTGCACTCTGTCTTGGCCATTACTTCCCGTGAGGAATGCCTCAAAGCTCTCAACACATGTGTGTCTCATATCTTGGCTGTCCTTGCATTTTATGTGCCAATGATTGGGGTCTCCACGGTGCACCGCTTTCAGAAGCATGTCCCACGCTACATACATGTCCTCATGTCCAATATTTACCTCTTTGTACCTCCTGTGCTCAACCCTCTCATGTATAGCGCCAAGACAAAGGAGATCCGCCGAGCCATTGTCCGCATGTTTCACCGCATCAAAATGTGA
- the LOC103553428 gene encoding olfactory receptor 51I2-like, translating into MNVWKVLTDTQVARMGISVIIRSFCMVFPLPLLLKRLPFCKANVLSHSYCLHPDLIRLPCGNITVNNIFGLFIVISTFGLDSALILLSYILILRSVLAIASWEERLKTLNTCVSHMCAVFIFYVPMVGVSMAARYGRHAPQYVHTLMSLIYLFVPPMLNPVIYSIKTKEIRRRLCKILLGTKF; encoded by the coding sequence ATGAATGTCTGGAAAGTGCTCACTGACACCCAAGTGGCACGCATGGGCATATCTGTAATCATCCGCAGTTTCTGCATGGTTTTCCCACTCCCGTTGCTTCTGAAGAGGTTGCCCTTCTGCAAAGCCAATGTCCTCTCCCATTCCTATTGCCTGCATCCAGATCTGATCCGCCTGCCCTGTGGCAACATCACCGTCAATAATATTTTTGGTCTATTCATTGTTATCTCTACCTTTGGTCTGGACTCTGCACTCATTCTCCTCTCCTATATACTCATACTGCGCTCTGTACTTGCCATTGCATCTTGGGAAGAACGATTAAAGACACTCAACACGTGTGTGTCACACATGTGTGCTGTGTTCATCTTCTATGTGCCCATGGTTGGTGTGTCCATGGCTGCTCGCTATGGGAGGCATGCCCCTCAGTATGTGCACACACTCATGTCCCTTATTTACCTCTTTGTGCCTCCAATGCTCAACCCTGTCATCTATTCCATCAAAACCAAAGAGATTCGTCGGAGGCTTTGCAAAATACTACTGGGAACAAAGTTCTAA
- the LOC103554304 gene encoding olfactory receptor 51I2-like encodes MGNFKINTSDAPIFILTGFPGMEAMEAWLSVPLLLLYAISIVGNTLIILIVKQEQSLHQPMYCFLSLLSVNDLGVSFSTLPTVLSALCFHAQVIAFNACLAQMFFIHFFSWTESGILLAMSFDRYVAICNPLRYATILTNAHIMAMCLCTVVRSFAFILVFPLLLHRLSFCHSKNILSHAYCLHVDMIKLACTDVSLNSYYGLSIVLFTFGLDSVLIFISYILILRSVLAISSQEERLKALNTCVSHILAVLIFYVPMVSVSIVHRFGAGLPHAVHILMSILYLFVPPMLNPIIYSIKTKEIRHRLLKMFFRSKF; translated from the coding sequence ATGGGCAACTTCAAGATCAATACCTCTGATGCTCCTATCTTTATCTTGACGGGCTTCCCAGGAATGGAGGCCATGGAGGCGTGGCTATCTGTCCCTCTGCTTCTGCTCTATGCCATCTCTATTGTGGGCAACACCCTGATCATCCTCATTGTTaagcaggagcagagtttgcACCAACCCATGTACTGCTTCTTGTCTCTACTCTCAGTCAATGACTTGGGGGTGTCCTTTTCCACATTACCGACTGTGCTGTCTGCCCTCTGCTTCCATGCCCAGGTGATTGCCTTTAATGCCTGCTTGGCTCAAATGTTTTTCATCCACTTCTTTTCTTGGACAGAGTCTGGCATCCTTCTGGCTATGAGCTTCGATCgttatgtggccatctgcaacccaCTGCGCTATGCTACAATTCTCACTAATGCCCATATTATGGCAATGTGCCTATGTACTGTCGTCCGAAGCTTTGCCTTCATTCTGGTCTTCCCATTGCTGCTGCACAGACTGTCCTTCTGCCACAGCAAGAACATCCTCTCCCATGCCTACTGCCTTCATGTGGATATGATCAAGCTGGCGTGTACTGATGTCTCTCTTAATAGCTACTATGGGCTGTCCATTGTACTGTTCACCTTTGGCCTGGACTCTGTACTCATTTTCATTTCCTACATACTTATCCTGAGATCAGTGCTAGCCATTTCCTCCCAAGAGGAGCGCCTCAAGGCACTCAACACATGTGTGTCCCACATCTTAGCTGTGCTCATCTTCTATGTGCCCATGGTGAGTGTGTCCATTGTGCATCGCTTTGGTGCTGGCCTGCCCCATGCTGTCCATATCCTCATGTCTATTCTTTACCTCTTTGTGCCTCCCATGCTCAATCCTATCATCTACTCCATTAAGACAAAGGAGATCCGCCACAGGCTTCTCAAGATGTTCTTCAGGAGTAAGTTCTGA